Part of the Limihaloglobus sulfuriphilus genome is shown below.
GCTCGAAAGCTGGCGCAGAGATTTTGCAAAGGCGCGTGAGGCGGGTATAAACTGTTTCAGGCTCTGGATCGAGGGGCTTGACGGGCGGGAAGATATCTTTAACAGTATCATAGCCCTTGCCGAGAAGTACGGAATTTATCTGCTGCTGCACCCGACTGCGCATCCTCTCTCGGACTCCGGTGAGCTGGAAGAGCTGTTCGGTAATCTTGCCCGAATGGCGGCGGACGAAAACGCCGTTATAGGTTATGATTTAATGAACGAGCCCTACATAACAACTGTCGGTTCAATCACTATTGACGCAGGCAAAGGCGCCATACTCAAATACGGGGCTTATAAAAGGTATGCCGGCACCGGGCTTTTCAGCCGGGACTGGGTGGAGTCGATGGCGAAAAACCGCGGCGGCTGGCCTGAGCTTGGTGACTGGGTGGGCAGCAAGGACGCTCTTGATCTTTACGCGGCTTTTGATATGGCTCAGCAGTACTCTGCCAAGTATGTTCCTTCAAAGGATTATTCTTCTTTGTGGGGGCTCAGCGGGCCGATGCCGGTAGAAAGCACACACGCGGGTCTTCTGGAAGCAGTGAACGAAAATTTTGCTCAATGGATAGGTTTTCATAAAAAGGCTATCCGCCAATATGACAAACAGGGTATGATAACAGTCGGTTATAACAGCTCGCTGGCCGCGTTAGAGGCGAATAAATCTCTTGATATGGTCAGCCATCACCTCTACCAGAATCCCGTCTCGATGGAAGACTTCAAAAAATCCGTAACAACATTCGACCGCCTGCGTCAGCTGTGGCCGGATAAGCCGATAACACTTGGTGAGTTTGGATACAGTTCCAATGCGAAGGTTTACGGCGGCGGCTGTCTCGGTGATGATGCTGCCGGCGTCGGTGAGATGATGATACACCTTTACGCCTTTGCCAACGGTTACAGCGGTGCTATGTCATGGATGCTTTCCGATTGGCCGGTACCGATAATGGAGTACAACGGGCCCTGGATTGCAAAGGCCGATCAGCCAAAACAGGCCGGTTTTGGAATGTACAGGTATGATGGAACAAAAAAGGGTGCTGCCAAGCCGATTGTTCACGGTCTGGAGGTGTTGAGCCGTTATATCAAAACGCATGAGCCCGGCGAGGGAATATTTAAAATACACGAATCAGATTCACCCATAGGCTGCGGCTATACATATAAAAGCGCAGATGCGTTTTTTGTGGGCGACAAAAAATACAGCGGCAGAGAGATTGAGTTTACATCACCTGCGATGGTTAATATAATGGTGGTTGTAAAAGATAATGTTCTCGAAATAACCGCTTCCAGAGATGTAAATGTAAAGATAAACCAGAGGTATTTCGGCATTGATGCCGGCGAGAAAAAGATAAAATTGTTAAAAGGAATCACGCATGAAATTGATCCGTTATGAAAAGAATCCTATATTGTCACCCAATCCCGCGAATGAATGGGAAAGTCTGGTAACAACCAACCCCGGCGCATGGTATGATCAAAAGAGCGGTAAGGTTTTGATGCTTTACCGTGCTGCGGGGAATGACCCTGAACATGTGATACGCCTGGGGCTGGCAGTCAGTGATAACGGGTATGATTTCGAGCGTGTCGGTGATGAGCCGGTTTTTGGGCCCAGCAAAGACGGCTTTGACGCCGGCTGTGTTGAGGATCCGCGAATTATAAAAATCGGCGAGTATTATTATGTAACCTATGCTACACGTTATTTTCACCCCGGGCAGTACTGGCTTGAGGGCGGGCCGTATTCCCCGCCCCAGAGTCCTGATGATTTTCCGCTGGTTATCCGTGAAAACGCTACATCTACCGGACTGGCAATAACAAAAGATTTCAAAAATTGGATCAGGGCCGGCAGAATGACAAACCCGCTAATAGATGATCGGGATGTGATACTGTTCCCTGAAAAGATAAACGGCAAATATGCCCTCTTGCACAGGCCGATGAGCTGGGTCGGTGATGAGTACGGCACGGAGCATCCTGCTATGTGGGTTTCGTTTTCTGATGACATGCTTGTATGGGGCCAAAGCAGGCTGCTGGCAACAGGCGTTGAGGACTGGGAACGAAAGATCGGCGGAAACACTCCTCCGATTAAAACCAGGCACGGCTGGCTTACAACCTATCATGCTGTAGGCCGGGATAACTACTACAGGCTGGGTGCAATGCTGCTGGATATAAACGAGCCGTGGAAGGTTACTCACAGAACAAAAGAATGGATACTTGAACCGCAGGAAGATTATGAGACACAGGGCTGCTACGAAGGCGGCGGGGTGGTGTTTCCCTGCGGCAAGGTGATTATCGGGGATACACTTTTTGTTTACTACGGGGCGGCTGATAAATATGTCGGGCTGGCTGTATGCAAGACAGACGAGCTTCTCGACTACCTCTTGAGTTGTCCGGTTAAATAAAGAAATGAGGTTAGCATGAACAGTACAAACAAGCAGCGTTATTTTCCATGGAAAGATCGTCCTGATAACTGCGGAGAGGCGATATGGAGAGATTCGGCAAATCCTATAATAGGACGAAATCCAATACCCGCCGCGCTGCGAATATACAACAGCGCCGTAGTTCCATATAAAGACGGCTATGTCGCGGTCTTGCGGGCTGATTACAGGGACGGTATGCCGCATCTGCATCTGGGCAAAAGCAGAGACGGCATAAACTGGCAGATTGAACACGGGCAGATTGTATTTGAAAGCAGGCAGGGTATGCCCGGAGTGGGCGCGTTTGCTTATGACCCGCGGGTAACGCGAATTGACGATACGTTTTATATCACCTGGTGCAACGGTTATCACGGGCCAACTATCGGTGTTGCTTATACAAAAGATTTTGAGACATTTATTCAGCTTGAAAACGCTTTTCTGCCGTTTAACCGAAATGGCGTGCTTTTTCCCAAAAAGATAAACGGCAATTTCGCCATGCTCAGCCGGCCTAGTGATAACGGGCATACTCCATTTGGCGATGTGTTCTACAGTGAAAGCCCCGATATGTGTTACTGGGGGCGGCATCGCCACGTTCTGGGCACTACTAAACTTTGGTGGGAATCTACCAAGGTCGGCGCAGGAGCCGTGCCGATTGAAACGCCGGAGGGCTGGCTGCTGATCTACCATGGAGTGATGAATACCTGCCGCGGTTTTGTTTACAGCATGGGCGCGGCTCTGCTGGATTTAGAGCAGCCCTGGAAAGTGCTCGCACGCGGCAATAAGGCCCTGATGGGCCCCGAAACAGATTATGAAATCAGCGGCCATGTGCCAAATGTGCTGTTTCCATGTGCGGCGGTGCATGAGGAATCTTCCGGCCGCATAGCAGTATATTACGGCGCGGCCGATACCACAACCTGCCTGGCATATACAACCATAAAACATCTAACCGATTTTATAAAGGCGAATTCTTAGGATACGGCAAAATCAGATGTTATCCAGGGCTAAATAGCTAAGTTCATTCTTTACATAGACTAAAGAATGTGTTATATCTGAATTTATATAATAAATTCTTGAACAGTCCGAGATTAGAGTTTAAAAAACGGGATTTGGCTATATATTAACATAGACATCAGATACATAGTTTCCCGTTATTTAGACGGCTGTGACGGTAAAATTCAGATACTAATTCTTTATGGAGTGAAATATGTCCCTGGGACGAATAACAGATGCGGTTAAATCCGGCAAAATACTCTTTTCAGACGGCGCATGGGGAACCATGCTCCAGAAAAAAGGACTAAAACCCGGCGAATGCCCTGAACTATGGTGCATTGAGCGGCCCGGCGATGTGTACGATGTGGCAAAATCCTACGTCGATGCCGGCGCGGATATGGTGCAGGCGGATAGTTTCGGCGGCACACGGTATAAACTTGAGCATTTTGGGCTTGCAGATAAAGTCGCCGAGATAAACGAAGCCGCGGCGAGAATTTCCAAAAAGGCAATTGGAGATAACGGCTGGGTTATAGCCTCTGTCGGTCCGACGGGCAAGATGCTGGTCATGGGCGATGTGACCGAAGATGACCTCTACAACGCTTTTAAAGAACAGGCCCTCGCTTTGGAAAAGGGCGGCGCCGATGCCGCGTGTATAGAGACAATGAGCGACATACAAGAGGCGTGCCTGGCGGTAAAGGCTGTAAGAGAAAATACAAACCTTGAAATAATAAGCACATACACGCTTGAGCTGACAGAACACAGCGGCTATCGAACCATGATGGGGGCTTCTGCCGCGGATGTTGCCAATGCCGCGGTCAAAGCCGGCGCAGATATTATCGGCACCAACTGCGGCAACGGCATAGTACGAATGATCGATATTGTAAAAGAGATGCGGCAGGCTCAGCCGGATAAACCGATACTCGTTCATGCCAATGCCGGACTGCCCCGCAGCGTTGACGGAGTAGATATCTTTCCCGATACTCCGGCGGATATGGCGGCTTACGTGAAAGAGCTTGCAGAGGCTGGGGCGAATGTAATTGGCGGCTGCTGCGGCACAACACCCGAGCATATAACAGCCATGAAGGCCGCTATTTACGGATAAAAGCAAAGATACAGTTTCTATAGAAGGACGATAAAAAATGCACATGATGAATGAGCTCATTTCGGTTCCTGTCGCGGCAGGCACATTCGCCGTGTCAGCCGGCTGGATAGCGGTAATTTCCCGCAAACTGCATAAGACGCTGAAAAACGCTGATTATGCCCTGATGGGTGTTCTCGGCGCGTTTGTCTTCGCGGCACAGATGGTGAATATTCAGCTGCCGCTTATGCCGGGTACAAGCTGCCACTTTGTTGGTGCTGTGATGCTTGCGATAATTTTCGGCCCGCATGTCGGCGCGATAGTGCTCAGCTCGGTGGTGGTTGTTCAGTGCCTGATATTTCAGGACGGCGGGATACTCGCCCTTGGCTGCAATATCCTCAACATGGCGATTATTCCCGGCTACACGGGATATTTTCTCTATCGGCTGATTGCTAATGACAACCCGGGCAGATTGCGGTTTTATCTTGCGGTTATAGCCGCGTGTATAACCGGTCTGATGGCCGGCGCCGCTATGGTGCCGCTGCAGGCAGAGATTTCCGGCGTTTTAAGCATACCGCTGAGCGGGTTTATGCTTACGATGCTCGGGGTTCATTTTCTCGCGGGTATTGTGGAAGGGCTTATGACCGCCGCCGTTCTTGCATACCTTATGGAAGTGCGCCCGGCGATACTTATGCCGCAGCCGGAAAACAGCCGCCGGGCTATGAGTATGCGGGGCGTTTATATAAGCATGGCTCTATTGACACTTATTGCCGGAGGCCTGCTCTCACTTGCCGCAAGCGATAAACCCGACGGGCTGGAATGGAGCTACGCGGAGAGACCCGACAATCCGGATTTTGAACCGGTTGTAAAAAACGACTCGAAGTTAATAGAAAATGTTGACCGGCTTCATGGGGAATATGCCCCGATGCCCGATTATACAATCAGGGCTTCATCGGCGAATGAAACCGCTTCCGGCGCCTGGACAAGTT
Proteins encoded:
- a CDS encoding glycosidase, which produces MKLIRYEKNPILSPNPANEWESLVTTNPGAWYDQKSGKVLMLYRAAGNDPEHVIRLGLAVSDNGYDFERVGDEPVFGPSKDGFDAGCVEDPRIIKIGEYYYVTYATRYFHPGQYWLEGGPYSPPQSPDDFPLVIRENATSTGLAITKDFKNWIRAGRMTNPLIDDRDVILFPEKINGKYALLHRPMSWVGDEYGTEHPAMWVSFSDDMLVWGQSRLLATGVEDWERKIGGNTPPIKTRHGWLTTYHAVGRDNYYRLGAMLLDINEPWKVTHRTKEWILEPQEDYETQGCYEGGGVVFPCGKVIIGDTLFVYYGAADKYVGLAVCKTDELLDYLLSCPVK
- a CDS encoding glycoside hydrolase family 130 protein, encoding MNSTNKQRYFPWKDRPDNCGEAIWRDSANPIIGRNPIPAALRIYNSAVVPYKDGYVAVLRADYRDGMPHLHLGKSRDGINWQIEHGQIVFESRQGMPGVGAFAYDPRVTRIDDTFYITWCNGYHGPTIGVAYTKDFETFIQLENAFLPFNRNGVLFPKKINGNFAMLSRPSDNGHTPFGDVFYSESPDMCYWGRHRHVLGTTKLWWESTKVGAGAVPIETPEGWLLIYHGVMNTCRGFVYSMGAALLDLEQPWKVLARGNKALMGPETDYEISGHVPNVLFPCAAVHEESSGRIAVYYGAADTTTCLAYTTIKHLTDFIKANS
- a CDS encoding homocysteine S-methyltransferase family protein, which codes for MSLGRITDAVKSGKILFSDGAWGTMLQKKGLKPGECPELWCIERPGDVYDVAKSYVDAGADMVQADSFGGTRYKLEHFGLADKVAEINEAAARISKKAIGDNGWVIASVGPTGKMLVMGDVTEDDLYNAFKEQALALEKGGADAACIETMSDIQEACLAVKAVRENTNLEIISTYTLELTEHSGYRTMMGASAADVANAAVKAGADIIGTNCGNGIVRMIDIVKEMRQAQPDKPILVHANAGLPRSVDGVDIFPDTPADMAAYVKELAEAGANVIGGCCGTTPEHITAMKAAIYG
- a CDS encoding energy-coupling factor ABC transporter permease, whose product is MHMMNELISVPVAAGTFAVSAGWIAVISRKLHKTLKNADYALMGVLGAFVFAAQMVNIQLPLMPGTSCHFVGAVMLAIIFGPHVGAIVLSSVVVVQCLIFQDGGILALGCNILNMAIIPGYTGYFLYRLIANDNPGRLRFYLAVIAACITGLMAGAAMVPLQAEISGVLSIPLSGFMLTMLGVHFLAGIVEGLMTAAVLAYLMEVRPAILMPQPENSRRAMSMRGVYISMALLTLIAGGLLSLAASDKPDGLEWSYAERPDNPDFEPVVKNDSKLIENVDRLHGEYAPMPDYTIRASSANETASGAWTSFAGVAGAFVTMLLVWLLAKLIRSDTKNIV